The genomic region CAGCAAGCTGCGGCACGATCTGGAGCATCTTTTCAAAAGGAATCGCCTGACGCCGCGGGTGATCGGCGAAAGCCAGGAAATCGAGCTCGACAAGCGACTCGCGCTGTCAGGACACGCGCTCATCGCTATGTCGAGCTATAGAACAGAGCCTTTCGTAGAGGACGGTAAACTCATTAAAATCGGCGTATTCGAAGCTCTTCGCGAGCAGATCTGGCTTACAGGGGTGAAGATGCATGTCGTCAACCCCATAGCCGCTCAGCTACTGGAGACATTCTCCCTCGTCGAGCACGCCTAGCCGATTTTAATTCAGCTCTGGATTCAGACCTTCACATGGCGACCGCACTTTCAGTTTCCTTCTCCACACGCACCACCCGAAGGTTTTTGGTGCGACCGTTCGGGAGAGGCCAGGCAATTTCCTGGCCCACTCCCAAACCAAGAAGCGCACTTCCTAGAGGCGCCAGCACGGACACCTTGCCTTCATCAATATTGGAATCCCAAGGATAAGTGACCTGCACCCCGAGGACTTCACCTGATTCCATATCCACAAAGCGCACGTTGGAATTCATGGCCACGACTTCGGGCGGCATATTCCCCGATTCCACGATTTCCGCGCGCAGCATTTCCTCTTCCAGGAAAGACGCTTTCCTGAAGTCAGATGTGCTCAAAGATTCCAGCATATTCACAAGATCGTTGTAGTCTCTTTCGGAAATGATTATGGAGTTGTTGGTCTTCATAAAATGTTTCCTTTCCTTGACTTAGAGATCCGCATCATCGTTGCAACATCAGCGCGAGGTATGACGGATGGAGGTGGAAAAGGCAGCGAGTGACGGGACTGGTAGGCGATAACATGCGAATCTCCTTTCTTTTGCCACTGTTGGTTGCGATATCCCTTGGTCTTCTTTGTAGAGCTTTTCCCGGACGCTGGCCAATATATAAAATCAAAGGGTCCCTTCGATATTATGAAAAGCCCTTAAAATCCTTGGATATGCTATAGATGCTTCAATATCAAAACCCAAGAGGTGGAGGATTCATGAAACGTCTTTCTATCCATGATTTTGATGGACTCATCAAAGCGCAAGGTTACCCCTGTCTCTCCCTTTACGTGGACCTCAGCATCAAACTCCAGGGTCACGTCAACATCTATCACAGACTGCGGTCGCAGTTGGATGATATGGAGAAGAGCCTTTCCTATGTCTGCAGCGCGGATGAGAGGCAAACCCTCATGAAACCACTGCGGCAAGGGGTTGGAGCGCTCTATTTCACGCCTCATCGGGCCGAGGGCCTCGCCTTGTTCTCGTCCTTTGACGTCAACGGATTTTTCCCGACATCCATTCCTGTGAAGGACTATGTGTCCATCAGCGATAGTTTCCACCTGAAACCGATCCTGCCGATGATACAAAAGCAGACTGTCTTCCATGTGGTGACT from Oligoflexus sp. harbors:
- the rnk gene encoding nucleoside diphosphate kinase regulator, encoding MKTNNSIIISERDYNDLVNMLESLSTSDFRKASFLEEEMLRAEIVESGNMPPEVVAMNSNVRFVDMESGEVLGVQVTYPWDSNIDEGKVSVLAPLGSALLGLGVGQEIAWPLPNGRTKNLRVVRVEKETESAVAM